The Oncorhynchus tshawytscha isolate Ot180627B linkage group LG05, Otsh_v2.0, whole genome shotgun sequence genome includes a window with the following:
- the LOC112251300 gene encoding GDP-L-fucose synthase: MGDSMVDQNSPMRVLVTGGTGLVGRAIEHVVKEEGGAREGEEWIFLSSKDANLMDMGETQAVFLKHQPTHVIHLAAMVGGLFKNMRANLDFWRNNIYINDNVLQAAHEVDAVRVVSCLSTCIFPDKTTYPINETMIHNGPPHESNFGYSYAKRMIDVHNRAYHQQRGRCYTAVIPTNVFGPHDNFNIEDGHVLPGLIHKAYIAQRSGSPLVVWGSGTPRRQFIYSLDLARLFLWVLREYPEVDPIILSVGEEEEVSIKEAAEGVVEALGFKGQVTYDRTKADGQFKKTASNAKLLRYRPNFTFTPFKQALKETCDWFVANYDTARK; the protein is encoded by the exons ATGGGAGATAGCATGGTGGATCAGAACAGTCCTATGCGGGTGTTGGTGACTGGGGGGACTGGTCTGGTGGGTAGGGCCATAGAACATGTTGTCAAAGAAGAGGGAGGAGcgcgggagggagaggagtggatcttcctctcctctaagGATGCAAATCTCAT GGACATGGGTGAGACGCAGGCAGTGTTTTTGAAGCACCAGCCCACCCACGTCATCCACCTGGCAGCCATGGTGGGAGGGCTCTTCAAGAACATGAGGGCCAACCTAGACTTCTGG AGGAACAACATCTACATCAATGACAACGTCCTGCAGGCAGCCCATGAGGTGGATGCTGTCAGGGTGgtctcctgtctctccacctgCATTTTCCCTGATAAGACCACCTATCCCATCAATGAGACCATG ATCCACAACGGCCCTCCTCACGAGTCTAACTTTGGCTACTCCTATGCTAAGAGAATGATCGATGTCCACAATAG GGCGTATCACCAGCAGCGTGGGCGATGCTACACAGCCGTGATACCGACCAATGTGTTTGGCCCCCATGATAACTTCAACATCGAGGATGGACATGTACTTCCAGGCCTCATACACAAAGCCTACATTGCTCAGA GATCG ggTAGTCCATTGGTGGTGTGGGGCTCAGGAACTCCCAGAAGGCAGTTCATCTACTCATTGGATCTGGCTCGTCTCTTCCTCTGGGTGCTGAGAGAGTACCCTGAGGTGGACCCCATCATACTGTCTG ttggtgaggaggaggaggtgtccaTTAAGGAGGCAGCAGAGGGCGTTGTCGAAGCACTGGGGTTCAAAGGTCAAGTGACT TATGACAGAACTAAAGCAGACGGTCAGTTCAAGAAGACAGCCAGCAACGCCAAGCTGCTGCGGTACCGCCCCAACTTCACCTTTACCCCCTTCAAACAAG ccttgaagGAGACATGTGATTGGTTCGTGGCCAATTACGACACCGCCCGCAAGTGA